Proteins from a genomic interval of Pseudomonas silesiensis:
- a CDS encoding hybrid sensor histidine kinase/response regulator translates to MTPEQLRDSSLLELFSLEAEAQTQVLSAGLLALERDPTQADHLESCMRAAHSLKGAARIVGVDAGVSVAHVMEDCLVSAQEGHLYLRPEHIDALLQGTDLLMRIATPDNNPGPADIEAYVALMARLLDPLALAAPISTPIAPFMAEDLLQATGVELTMPVLDVEPPTGAPVEPASRARRSTDTGERVLRVTAERLNSLLDLSSKSLVETLRLKPHLATMQRLKRLQNNGLRALENLNVQLKEHALSLEAREALDAARRLLAESQQLLVEKNAELDEFAWQASQRAQVLYDTALACRMRPFADVLSGQARMVRDLGRSLGKQVRLEIEGEKTQVDRDVLEKLEAPLTHLLRNAVDHGIESPEQRLLAGKPAEGLIRLRASHQAGLLVLELSDDGNGVDLEKVRRSIIERQLSPAETAAQLSEEELLTFLFLPGFSLRDTVTEISGRGVGLDAVQHMVRQLRGAVVLEQAVGEGSHFHLEVPLTLSVVRSLVVEVGDEAYAFPLAHIERMCDLEPADIVQVEGRQHFWYEGRHVGLVAASQLLQRPVSAHSQQTLKVVVIREREAIYGVAVERFIGERTLVVLPLDERLGKVQDISAGALLDDGSVVLIVDVEDMLRSVDKLLNTGRLERIARQGSQVVEAARKRILVVDDSLTVRELQRKLLLNRGYDVAVAVDGMDGWNALRSEDFDLLITDIDMPRMDGIELVSLLRRDNRLQSLPVMVVSYKDREEDRRRGLDAGADYYLAKASFHDDALLDAVVELIGGARA, encoded by the coding sequence ATGACCCCAGAGCAATTGCGCGACTCCTCGTTGCTGGAGCTGTTCAGCCTGGAAGCCGAAGCCCAGACCCAAGTGCTGAGCGCAGGCCTGCTGGCGCTGGAGCGCGATCCGACCCAGGCCGATCATCTCGAATCGTGCATGCGCGCGGCGCATTCGCTCAAGGGCGCCGCGCGGATCGTCGGTGTCGATGCCGGCGTCAGCGTGGCCCATGTGATGGAAGATTGCCTGGTCAGCGCCCAGGAAGGGCACCTGTACCTGCGCCCCGAGCACATCGATGCGTTGTTGCAAGGCACCGATCTGCTGATGCGCATCGCAACGCCCGACAACAATCCGGGCCCTGCGGATATCGAGGCCTATGTCGCCTTGATGGCTCGTTTGCTGGATCCGCTGGCGCTTGCCGCGCCGATCAGTACCCCCATCGCGCCGTTCATGGCCGAGGATCTGCTGCAAGCCACCGGGGTTGAGCTGACGATGCCGGTGCTGGACGTCGAACCGCCCACCGGCGCACCCGTCGAGCCAGCGTCCAGGGCCAGACGCTCCACCGATACCGGTGAGCGAGTCCTGCGGGTCACTGCCGAGCGTTTGAACAGCCTGCTTGACCTGTCGAGCAAATCCCTGGTGGAAACCCTGCGGCTCAAGCCGCACCTGGCTACCATGCAGCGGCTCAAGCGCCTGCAGAACAACGGCCTGCGGGCCCTGGAAAACCTCAACGTCCAGCTCAAGGAGCATGCCTTGAGCCTGGAGGCGCGGGAGGCCCTCGACGCTGCCCGTCGGTTGTTGGCCGAATCCCAGCAATTGCTGGTGGAAAAAAACGCCGAGCTGGATGAGTTCGCCTGGCAGGCCAGTCAACGGGCGCAAGTCTTGTACGACACGGCGCTGGCCTGTCGCATGCGCCCGTTTGCCGATGTGTTGAGCGGGCAAGCGCGGATGGTCCGCGACCTTGGCCGTAGCCTGGGCAAGCAGGTGCGGCTGGAGATCGAGGGCGAAAAAACCCAGGTCGATCGCGATGTGCTGGAAAAACTCGAAGCGCCGCTGACGCACCTGCTGCGCAACGCCGTGGATCACGGCATCGAATCCCCGGAACAGCGCCTGCTGGCCGGCAAACCGGCTGAAGGCTTGATCCGTTTGCGCGCCTCGCATCAGGCCGGACTGCTGGTGCTGGAGTTGAGCGATGACGGTAATGGTGTCGATCTGGAAAAGGTCCGGCGCAGCATCATCGAGCGGCAATTGTCCCCGGCTGAAACAGCTGCGCAGTTGAGCGAAGAGGAACTGCTGACATTCCTGTTCCTGCCGGGTTTCAGCTTGCGGGACACGGTCACCGAAATCTCCGGACGCGGGGTCGGGCTGGACGCGGTGCAACACATGGTCCGGCAATTGCGCGGCGCGGTCGTGCTGGAGCAAGCGGTGGGCGAGGGCAGCCATTTCCACCTCGAAGTGCCGCTGACCCTGTCGGTGGTGCGCAGCCTGGTGGTGGAAGTCGGTGACGAAGCCTATGCGTTTCCACTGGCCCACATCGAGCGCATGTGCGACCTGGAGCCGGCGGACATCGTGCAGGTCGAAGGCCGTCAGCACTTCTGGTACGAGGGCCGGCACGTCGGGCTGGTCGCCGCCAGCCAGCTCTTGCAGCGTCCGGTGAGCGCGCACAGTCAGCAGACCCTCAAAGTGGTGGTCATTCGTGAGCGCGAGGCGATTTATGGTGTGGCCGTCGAGCGTTTTATCGGTGAGCGGACGCTGGTCGTATTACCGCTGGACGAACGCCTGGGCAAGGTGCAGGACATTTCCGCCGGGGCCTTGCTCGACGACGGTTCGGTGGTGTTGATCGTCGACGTCGAAGACATGCTGCGCTCGGTCGACAAACTGCTCAACACCGGGCGCCTGGAGCGTATAGCGCGCCAGGGCAGCCAGGTCGTCGAAGCCGCTCGCAAACGGATCCTGGTGGTCGACGACTCGCTGACCGTTCGCGAGCTGCAACGCAAACTGTTGCTCAATCGCGGGTATGACGTGGCCGTGGCGGTGGACGGCATGGATGGCTGGAACGCCCTGCGTTCGGAGGATTTCGATCTGCTGATCACCGACATCGATATGCCGCGCATGGATGGCATCGAGCTGGTGTCCCTGTTGCGCCGGGACAATCGCCTGCAATCCCTGCCGGTCATGGTGGTGTCCTATAAGGATCGTGAAGAGGACCGCCGTCGTGGACTGGACGCCGGAGCCGACTATTATCTAGCCAAAGCCAGTTTTCATGACGACGCCCTGCTTGATGCAGTGGTTGAGCTTATAGGAGGAGCGCGGGCATGA
- a CDS encoding ABC transporter ATP-binding protein, producing the protein MTLAVQFTNVSRQFGEVKAVDRVSIDIQDGEFFSMLGPSGSGKTTCLRLIAGFEQPSAGSIRIHGVEAAGLPPYQRDVNTVFQDYALFPHMNVLDNVAYGLKVKGVGKSERRKRADEALAMVALGGYGERKPVQLSGGQRQRVALARALVNRPRVLLLDEPLGALDLKLREQMQGELKKLQRQLGITFIFVTHDQTEALSMSDRVAVFNKGRIEQVDTPRNLYMKPATTFVAEFVGTSNVIRGDLAQRLSGHPQPFSIRPEHVRFAEGPLASHEIEVSGLLHDIQYQGSATRYELKLENGQTLNISQANDQWLDVGARHQTGQRVSARWAREAMVALHDNVVGGV; encoded by the coding sequence ATGACGCTTGCAGTCCAGTTCACCAACGTTTCCCGTCAGTTCGGCGAAGTCAAAGCCGTTGACCGGGTTTCCATCGATATCCAGGACGGCGAGTTTTTCTCCATGCTGGGCCCTTCCGGCTCGGGCAAAACCACCTGTCTGCGCCTGATCGCTGGTTTCGAACAGCCAAGCGCAGGCTCCATTCGTATCCATGGTGTCGAGGCCGCCGGGCTGCCGCCCTATCAGCGTGACGTCAACACCGTCTTCCAGGATTACGCGCTGTTCCCGCACATGAACGTCCTCGACAACGTCGCTTATGGCTTGAAAGTCAAAGGCGTGGGCAAGTCCGAACGGCGCAAACGTGCCGACGAAGCCCTCGCCATGGTCGCCCTGGGCGGCTACGGCGAGCGCAAACCGGTGCAACTGTCCGGCGGACAACGCCAGCGTGTGGCCCTGGCCCGTGCGCTGGTCAATCGCCCTCGGGTGCTGCTGCTCGACGAACCCCTGGGTGCGCTCGACCTCAAGCTGCGCGAGCAAATGCAGGGCGAGTTGAAGAAGCTGCAACGCCAGCTCGGCATTACCTTCATCTTCGTCACCCATGATCAGACCGAAGCGCTGTCGATGTCGGACCGCGTGGCCGTGTTCAACAAGGGCCGCATCGAGCAGGTCGACACGCCACGCAACCTGTACATGAAACCGGCGACCACGTTTGTAGCTGAATTCGTTGGCACCTCGAACGTGATTCGCGGTGACCTGGCGCAACGGTTGAGCGGCCATCCACAGCCATTTTCGATACGACCGGAACACGTGCGTTTCGCCGAGGGTCCGCTGGCCAGCCACGAGATCGAAGTCAGCGGTTTGCTGCACGATATCCAGTACCAAGGCAGCGCCACCCGCTATGAACTGAAGCTGGAAAACGGCCAGACCCTCAACATCAGCCAGGCCAACGACCAATGGCTGGACGTCGGCGCCCGGCATCAGACAGGGCAACGCGTCAGTGCCCGCTGGGCGCGAGAAGCCATGGTGGCACTGCACGACAACGTTGTCGGCGGGGTGTGA
- a CDS encoding tellurite resistance TerB family protein, protein MNTRGLLDQLLKSGQDLLQKKNGGSQNKSSAGGLGGLLGGAGGSGGLGGMLSGAGGGALAAGAMGLLLGNKKVRKVGGKVAIYGGLAALGVIAYKAFGNWQAQQGTASNTEPQTIDRLPAAQVEQHSQAILKALVAAAKADGHVDARERELIEGEFTKLDNDQELQHWLHAELNKPLDPADVARAASTPEMAAEMYIASVMLVDEENFMEKSYLDELARQLKLEPGLKAELEKQVRQASTPV, encoded by the coding sequence ATGAACACCCGTGGATTGCTCGATCAGCTACTCAAGTCCGGCCAGGATCTGTTGCAGAAAAAGAATGGCGGCTCGCAGAACAAATCGTCTGCCGGTGGGCTGGGCGGTTTGCTCGGCGGTGCCGGTGGCTCGGGCGGCCTGGGCGGGATGCTCTCCGGCGCTGGCGGTGGTGCCCTGGCAGCCGGGGCCATGGGTCTGCTGCTGGGTAACAAGAAGGTGCGCAAGGTTGGCGGCAAGGTCGCGATCTACGGCGGCCTGGCGGCGCTGGGCGTGATTGCCTACAAGGCGTTTGGCAATTGGCAGGCCCAGCAGGGCACTGCATCGAACACCGAACCCCAAACCATCGACCGCTTGCCTGCCGCCCAGGTCGAGCAGCACAGCCAGGCGATCCTCAAGGCATTGGTGGCGGCGGCCAAGGCCGACGGCCACGTCGATGCACGGGAGCGCGAATTGATCGAAGGCGAGTTCACCAAACTCGACAACGATCAGGAACTGCAGCACTGGCTGCACGCCGAACTCAACAAACCTCTCGATCCCGCCGACGTCGCACGGGCCGCCAGCACCCCGGAAATGGCCGCCGAGATGTACATCGCCAGTGTGATGCTGGTGGACGAGGAGAACTTCATGGAGAAGTCCTACCTGGATGAACTGGCGCGTCAGCTGAAGCTGGAACCGGGGTTGAAGGCCGAACTGGAGAAGCAGGTGCGCCAGGCTTCGACTCCGGTGTAA
- a CDS encoding chemotaxis protein CheW, whose protein sequence is MNAADTFSLTHEDAQAIDDCWNRIGIHGDKSCPLLSEHIHCRNCAVYSAAATRLLDRYALQQEDRGQVSTVAESEVKTRSLLMFRLGEEWLGLATRSLVEVAPMQAIHSLPHQRSRALLGVANVRGALVACLSLVELLGLDGTGSVASGTRVMPRMLIIAAHGGPVVVPVDEVDGIHAIDENILEAASRSGTQASAKYTRGVLPFKGRSLRWLDEEQLLSAVTRSLT, encoded by the coding sequence ATGAACGCCGCCGACACCTTTAGCCTCACCCATGAAGATGCCCAGGCCATCGACGACTGCTGGAACCGCATCGGTATCCATGGCGACAAGTCCTGCCCGCTGCTGAGCGAACACATTCACTGCCGCAACTGCGCGGTGTATTCAGCCGCCGCGACGCGCCTGCTCGACCGCTATGCGTTGCAGCAGGAAGATCGAGGGCAAGTTTCGACAGTGGCCGAGAGCGAGGTGAAAACCCGTTCGCTGTTGATGTTTCGTCTTGGCGAAGAATGGCTGGGCCTGGCCACCCGCAGCCTGGTGGAAGTGGCGCCAATGCAAGCGATTCACTCCTTGCCGCACCAGCGTTCCCGAGCCTTGCTTGGCGTGGCCAACGTGCGCGGTGCCCTGGTGGCATGCCTGTCCCTGGTCGAACTGCTCGGCCTCGATGGGACGGGTAGCGTGGCGTCCGGCACGCGGGTCATGCCGCGGATGCTGATTATCGCCGCCCATGGCGGGCCGGTGGTGGTGCCGGTGGATGAAGTGGACGGCATTCATGCCATCGATGAAAACATCCTCGAGGCAGCCTCGCGCTCGGGTACCCAGGCCAGCGCCAAATACACCCGTGGTGTGTTGCCATTCAAGGGACGCAGCCTGCGTTGGCTGGATGAAGAGCAACTGCTGTCCGCCGTGACCCGGAGCCTTACATGA
- a CDS encoding methyl-accepting chemotaxis protein: MLLMVVVSYSRLLSIESSENVVRSDSVPGIHYSSLIRGAWVDDYVLTQQLIGLGGGRGMTQADKDMYEGIEERLQTSMASYRSTIFEKDDQARFDEFEKIHDQYDKLLEEVLDAYQQNDIEQARRILTEQMTPAWDAGRKLLDNLIEFNREAAEAATDSIISSVAVAKLIMGVSLLVAVIIAGVCGLLLMRAIMAPMNRIVEILEIMRTGDLSNRLNLARKDEFGVVETGFNDMMAELTSLVSQAQRSSVQVTTSVTEIAATSKQQQATATETAATTTEIGATSREIAATSRDLVRTMTEVSTAADQASVLAGSGQQGLARMEETMHSVMGAADLVNAKLAILNEKAGNINQVVVTIVKVADQTNLLSLNAAIEAEKAGEYGRGFAVVATEVRRLADQTAVATYDIEQMVREIQSAVSAGVMGMDKFSEEVRRGMSEVQQIGEQLSQIIHQVQALAPRVLMVNEGMQAQATGAEQINHALVQLGDASSQTVESLRQASFAIDELSQVAVGLRSGVSRFKV, translated from the coding sequence ATGCTGCTGATGGTCGTCGTCTCTTATTCCCGTTTACTGTCGATTGAGTCCAGCGAGAACGTTGTGCGCTCGGACAGTGTTCCCGGGATTCACTACAGCTCCCTGATTCGCGGTGCCTGGGTCGATGATTACGTGCTGACCCAGCAACTGATCGGACTGGGTGGCGGTCGAGGCATGACCCAGGCTGACAAGGATATGTACGAGGGAATCGAGGAAAGGCTGCAAACCTCGATGGCCAGCTACCGGAGTACGATTTTCGAGAAAGATGATCAGGCAAGATTCGACGAGTTTGAAAAGATTCACGATCAATATGACAAGCTGCTCGAAGAGGTCCTCGATGCCTACCAGCAAAACGACATCGAACAGGCCCGTCGCATACTCACCGAACAGATGACCCCCGCATGGGATGCCGGCCGTAAACTGCTGGATAATCTCATTGAATTCAACAGGGAGGCGGCTGAGGCGGCCACGGACTCGATCATTTCATCGGTAGCGGTGGCGAAGCTGATCATGGGCGTTTCGTTGCTGGTTGCAGTCATTATTGCCGGGGTGTGTGGTCTTTTGTTGATGCGCGCGATCATGGCGCCGATGAACCGGATCGTCGAAATTCTCGAAATCATGCGCACCGGTGATCTCAGCAACCGCCTGAACCTTGCGCGCAAGGACGAATTTGGTGTGGTGGAAACCGGCTTCAACGACATGATGGCCGAGCTGACGTCCCTGGTATCCCAGGCTCAGCGCTCGTCGGTGCAGGTCACCACGTCGGTCACCGAGATCGCTGCCACCTCCAAGCAACAGCAAGCGACGGCCACCGAAACCGCCGCCACCACCACCGAAATCGGCGCAACGTCCCGCGAGATTGCTGCCACGTCGCGTGATCTGGTGCGCACGATGACTGAAGTGTCCACCGCCGCCGATCAGGCCTCGGTGCTCGCCGGTTCCGGGCAGCAAGGGTTGGCGCGGATGGAAGAGACCATGCACTCGGTCATGGGCGCGGCCGATCTGGTCAACGCCAAGCTCGCGATCCTCAATGAGAAGGCCGGCAACATCAACCAGGTGGTGGTGACCATTGTCAAAGTCGCCGACCAGACCAATCTCCTTTCTCTCAACGCCGCCATCGAGGCTGAAAAAGCCGGTGAATATGGCCGCGGGTTTGCCGTGGTCGCCACCGAAGTGCGGCGTCTGGCGGACCAGACCGCTGTGGCCACGTACGACATCGAACAAATGGTGCGCGAGATCCAGTCGGCGGTGTCGGCCGGGGTCATGGGCATGGACAAGTTCTCTGAAGAAGTGCGCCGTGGCATGTCCGAAGTGCAGCAAATCGGAGAGCAGTTATCGCAGATCATTCATCAGGTCCAGGCATTGGCGCCGCGGGTGTTGATGGTCAACGAAGGCATGCAGGCCCAGGCCACGGGCGCGGAACAAATCAACCATGCGCTGGTGCAGCTGGGCGATGCCAGCAGCCAGACCGTCGAGTCCCTGCGCCAGGCCAGTTTTGCCATCGACGAACTGAGCCAGGTCGCCGTAGGGCTGCGTAGCGGCGTTTCGCGATTCAAAGTCTGA
- the ydcS gene encoding putative ABC transporter substrate-binding protein YdcS, with product MFVHKTALLSAITTALLTSASIQAAEPLKAVGAGEGQLDIVAWPGYIERGESDKAYDWVTGFEKETGCKVNVKTAATSDEMVSLMTKGGYDLVTASGDASLRLVAGKRVQPINTALIANWKNIDPRLKDGPWYVVDKKTYGTPYQWGPNVLMYNTNVFKTAPDSWSVVFEEQTLPDGKSNKGRVQAYDGPIYIADAALYLKTKQPELGIKDPYLLNEAQYKAALDLLRKQQPLIHRYWHDATVQMSDVKNEGVVASSTWGYMVNGLVADKQPVASVIPKEGATGWADTTMLHAEAKHPNCAYKWMDWSLQPKVQGDLAAWFGSLPAVPAACNESELLGAEGCKNNGFDQFEKIAFWKTPQAEGGKFVPYSRWTQDYIAIMGGR from the coding sequence ATGTTCGTGCACAAGACCGCACTGCTCAGTGCAATCACCACCGCGCTGCTGACCAGTGCCAGCATCCAGGCGGCCGAACCGCTGAAGGCCGTCGGTGCTGGCGAAGGCCAGCTGGATATCGTGGCCTGGCCTGGCTACATCGAACGTGGCGAGAGCGACAAGGCCTACGACTGGGTGACCGGTTTCGAGAAGGAAACCGGGTGCAAGGTCAACGTCAAGACGGCCGCCACTTCCGATGAGATGGTCAGCCTGATGACCAAGGGCGGTTACGACCTGGTCACCGCGTCGGGTGATGCGTCCCTGCGCCTGGTCGCCGGCAAGCGTGTGCAGCCGATCAACACGGCGTTGATTGCGAACTGGAAGAACATCGACCCTCGTCTCAAGGATGGCCCGTGGTATGTCGTCGATAAAAAGACCTACGGTACCCCGTACCAATGGGGTCCGAACGTATTGATGTACAACACCAACGTGTTCAAGACAGCCCCCGACAGCTGGAGTGTGGTGTTCGAGGAACAGACGTTGCCGGACGGCAAGTCCAACAAGGGCCGGGTCCAGGCCTACGATGGTCCGATCTACATCGCCGATGCGGCGCTCTACCTCAAGACGAAACAGCCGGAACTGGGGATCAAGGACCCGTATCTGCTCAACGAAGCGCAATACAAGGCGGCACTGGACCTGCTGCGCAAGCAACAGCCGCTGATCCACCGCTACTGGCATGACGCAACCGTGCAGATGAGCGACGTCAAGAACGAAGGCGTCGTGGCATCCAGCACCTGGGGCTACATGGTCAATGGCCTGGTGGCGGACAAGCAGCCGGTTGCCTCGGTTATTCCCAAGGAGGGTGCCACGGGCTGGGCGGACACCACCATGCTGCACGCCGAGGCCAAGCATCCCAATTGTGCCTACAAGTGGATGGACTGGTCGCTGCAACCTAAAGTCCAGGGTGACCTCGCGGCATGGTTCGGTTCGCTGCCGGCGGTTCCGGCCGCGTGCAATGAGAGCGAATTGCTCGGTGCCGAAGGTTGCAAGAACAACGGCTTTGACCAATTCGAGAAGATTGCCTTCTGGAAAACCCCGCAGGCCGAAGGCGGCAAGTTCGTGCCGTACAGCCGCTGGACCCAGGATTACATTGCGATCATGGGCGGTCGTTAA
- a CDS encoding chemotaxis protein CheW, whose amino-acid sequence MSEPTAKRTAVKPALQSLFLVFRIGNERFALQAIEVAEVLPCLPLKPIPRAPDWVAGVFAYRGAVVPVIDLSALTFGHPAQARTSTRLVLVNYRPGENAEAQLLGLILEQATDTLRCNPADFQPYGLDNRQAPYLGPVREDAQGLLQWVRVADLLDEQVRALLFPAQPVDLALIEERP is encoded by the coding sequence ATGAGCGAACCCACGGCTAAACGCACCGCCGTGAAGCCGGCGCTGCAATCATTGTTCCTGGTGTTCCGCATCGGCAACGAGCGCTTTGCCTTGCAGGCCATCGAGGTGGCGGAAGTGCTGCCGTGCCTGCCATTGAAGCCGATTCCCCGCGCGCCGGACTGGGTGGCGGGGGTGTTCGCCTATCGCGGTGCGGTGGTGCCGGTGATCGACCTCAGTGCACTGACCTTCGGGCATCCTGCCCAGGCTCGCACCAGCACACGCCTGGTGCTGGTCAATTACCGCCCGGGTGAAAACGCTGAGGCGCAATTGCTCGGGCTGATTCTGGAACAGGCCACCGATACCTTGCGTTGCAACCCGGCAGACTTTCAACCTTATGGCCTCGATAACCGCCAGGCGCCATACCTCGGGCCGGTGCGCGAAGATGCCCAGGGTTTGCTGCAGTGGGTGCGGGTCGCCGATCTGCTGGACGAGCAGGTTCGCGCGCTGCTGTTTCCGGCGCAGCCGGTGGACCTGGCGCTGATTGAGGAGCGACCATGA
- a CDS encoding CheR family methyltransferase, with protein sequence MSSDQRFFDFLKERIGLDVSSVGPAIIERAVRQRSAASKALTADEYWHILQGSRDEQQALIEAVIVPETWFFRYPESFTTLAKLAARRLSDINNMRALRILSLPCSTGEEPYSIAMALLDAGFQPHQFKVEGMDVSPLSVEKARRALYGKNSFRGQDIAFRDRHFTAEDEGYRLSGRVLEQVRLQVGNLLDPTLLTNEPPYDFVFCRNLLIYFDQPTQQQVFEVLKRLTHVHGVLFIGPAEGSLLGRFGMRSIGIAQSFAFSRQNAPQPVPIATFVPTPLPVRQPVRSMTPPPVRSRPFATVTPLPAPTKAANPDAAALLANIAALANEGKSAEARAACDRYLRSHEPVAQVFYWLGLLSDVTGRVLEAQGFYRKALYLEPQHPDALMHLAALLQSQGDTAGARRLQARAARSERAADSERKR encoded by the coding sequence ATGAGCAGCGACCAGCGGTTTTTCGATTTCCTCAAAGAGCGCATCGGTCTCGACGTGAGCTCGGTGGGACCAGCGATCATCGAGCGCGCGGTGCGTCAGCGCAGCGCGGCGTCCAAGGCGCTGACGGCCGATGAGTACTGGCATATTTTGCAAGGCTCGCGGGACGAGCAGCAGGCGCTGATCGAAGCGGTGATCGTCCCCGAGACCTGGTTTTTCCGTTACCCGGAATCCTTCACCACCCTGGCGAAACTGGCTGCCAGGCGTCTGAGCGACATCAACAACATGCGCGCGTTGCGAATTCTCAGCCTGCCATGTTCCACCGGGGAAGAACCCTATTCCATCGCCATGGCGTTGCTCGATGCCGGGTTCCAGCCGCATCAGTTCAAAGTCGAAGGCATGGACGTCAGCCCGTTGTCGGTGGAAAAAGCCCGGCGCGCGCTGTACGGCAAGAATTCGTTCCGGGGTCAGGATATTGCGTTTCGCGATCGGCATTTCACCGCCGAAGACGAGGGCTATCGCCTCAGCGGGCGAGTGCTTGAGCAAGTGCGTTTGCAGGTCGGCAATCTGCTGGATCCGACGTTGCTGACCAACGAACCCCCTTATGACTTTGTGTTTTGCCGCAACCTCTTGATCTATTTCGATCAGCCGACCCAGCAGCAAGTATTCGAAGTGCTCAAGCGCCTGACCCATGTGCATGGCGTGCTGTTTATCGGCCCGGCCGAGGGCAGTTTGCTCGGCCGTTTCGGCATGCGTTCGATCGGCATCGCGCAGTCCTTTGCGTTCAGTCGCCAGAATGCACCGCAGCCTGTGCCCATTGCCACGTTCGTGCCGACGCCTTTGCCGGTGCGCCAACCGGTGCGCAGCATGACACCGCCGCCTGTTCGAAGTCGGCCTTTCGCAACGGTGACGCCGTTGCCTGCCCCGACGAAAGCCGCCAACCCGGACGCCGCCGCGCTGCTGGCGAACATTGCCGCGCTGGCCAACGAAGGCAAGAGCGCCGAAGCACGCGCCGCGTGCGATCGCTATTTACGCAGTCACGAGCCAGTAGCCCAGGTCTTTTACTGGCTGGGCTTGCTCAGCGATGTCACCGGCAGAGTCCTGGAGGCCCAGGGCTTTTATCGCAAGGCCTTGTACCTCGAACCGCAACATCCCGACGCGCTGATGCACCTGGCCGCCTTGCTGCAATCCCAGGGCGACACGGCGGGTGCCCGACGATTGCAGGCCCGCGCCGCCCGCAGCGAGCGCGCCGCAGACAGTGAGCGTAAACGATGA
- a CDS encoding chemotaxis response regulator protein-glutamate methylesterase, whose amino-acid sequence MKIAIVNDMPMAVEALRRALAFEPAHEVVWVAGDGAEAVQRCAEFTPDLILMDLIMPVMDGVEATRRIMAATPCAIVIVTVDRQQNVHRVFEAMGHGALDVVDTPALGAGNPQDAAAPLLRKIINIGWLIGDRGNRERAAPSPLRNSASRQRLIAIGSSAGGPAALEVLLKGLPQNFSAAIVLVQHVDQVFAAGMAEWLSSASGLNVRLAQEGEPPQPGTVLLAGTNHHIRLLKNGTLAYTAEPVNEIYRPSIDVFFESVAQYWSGDAVGVLLTGMGRDGAQGLKLMRQQGYLTIAQDQISSAVYGMPKAAAAIDAAVEIRPLDKIAPRLLEIFGK is encoded by the coding sequence ATGAAGATAGCGATCGTCAACGACATGCCCATGGCGGTGGAGGCCCTGCGCCGCGCCCTGGCGTTCGAGCCGGCACACGAGGTGGTCTGGGTCGCCGGCGATGGGGCCGAGGCAGTGCAACGCTGCGCTGAATTCACCCCGGATCTGATCCTGATGGACCTGATCATGCCGGTGATGGACGGCGTGGAAGCGACCCGGCGAATCATGGCCGCGACCCCTTGCGCGATCGTCATCGTCACGGTCGACCGCCAGCAGAATGTGCATCGAGTGTTCGAGGCCATGGGCCACGGCGCGCTGGATGTCGTCGACACGCCGGCATTGGGTGCGGGTAACCCGCAGGATGCGGCCGCACCGTTGCTGCGCAAGATCATCAACATTGGCTGGCTGATCGGTGACCGGGGCAATCGAGAGCGCGCGGCTCCGAGCCCCTTGCGCAACTCGGCTTCGCGTCAGCGGCTGATCGCCATTGGGTCGTCCGCGGGCGGGCCGGCGGCGCTGGAAGTATTGCTCAAGGGCCTGCCGCAGAATTTTTCGGCGGCTATCGTGCTGGTGCAGCATGTCGACCAGGTATTCGCCGCCGGCATGGCCGAATGGCTGAGCAGCGCCAGCGGCCTGAACGTGCGCCTGGCCCAGGAAGGCGAGCCGCCGCAGCCCGGTACGGTGTTGCTCGCCGGCACCAATCACCATATCCGCTTGTTGAAAAACGGCACGCTGGCCTACACCGCCGAACCGGTCAACGAGATCTATCGGCCCTCGATCGATGTGTTTTTCGAGAGCGTTGCCCAGTACTGGAGCGGCGATGCCGTGGGAGTTTTGTTAACCGGAATGGGACGCGATGGCGCGCAGGGGCTTAAACTCATGCGCCAACAGGGCTACCTGACCATCGCTCAAGACCAAATCAGCAGTGCGGTGTATGGCATGCCGAAGGCAGCGGCCGCCATCGACGCTGCCGTGGAAATTCGTCCACTGGACAAGATCGCGCCACGATTGCTGGAAATCTTCGGCAAATGA